One part of the Salmo salar chromosome ssa10, Ssal_v3.1, whole genome shotgun sequence genome encodes these proteins:
- the elov7 gene encoding elongation of very long chain fatty acids protein 7 isoform X1, whose protein sequence is MLQDIGARAMEVYEFLLKGTDPRLWGYPLMQSPVNMTAILLTYIFFVLVAGPRFMANRKPFQLKEAMIAYNFTMVAMSTFIVYEFLMSGWATTYTWRCDAIDYSDSPQGLRMVRVAWLFLFSKFIELLDTVFFVLRKKHGQITFLHVFHHSFMPWTWWWGVSFAPGGMGSFHAMVNSIVHIIMYSYYGLSAAGPQFQKFLWWKKYMTAIQLVQFVMVSLHATQYYFMKSCDYQVPLFIHLIWMYGTFFFVLFSNFWYQAYVKGKRLPKQDTKPSLNGKANGTTLVANGKYHENSTSNGTSNSSSHHKNGSAHAGKMKKS, encoded by the exons ATGCTTCAGGACATTGGTGCTAGAGCCATGGAGGTCTACGAATTCCTCTTGAAGGGAACAG ACCCGCGATTGTGGGGCTACCCACTCATGCAGAGTCCGGTGAACATGACGGCCATCTTGCTGACCTACATCTTCTTCGTGCTAGTCGCTGGGCCTCGCTTCATGGCCAACCGCAAGCCCTTCCAGCTCAAGGAGGCCATGATCGCCTACAACTTTACCATGGTGGCGATGTCAACCTTTATTGTCTATGAG TTCTTGATGTCTGGCTGGGCCACAACATACACATGGAGATGTGACGCAATTGATTACTCAGACAGCCCCCAAGGCCTTAGA ATGGTTCGAGTGGCCTGGTTATTCTTGTTCTCCAAATTCATTGAGCTCTTGGACACG GTGTTCTTCGTTCTGAGGAAGAAACATGGCCAGATCACCTTCCTGCACGTCTTCCACCACTCCTTCATGCCCTGGACCTGGTGGTGGGGCGTCAGCTTCGCTCCCG GGGGAATGGGCTCTTTCCATGCCATGGTGAATTCCATCGTCCACATCATCATGTACTCCTACTACGGCCTGTCTGCGGCTGGACCACAATTCCAGAAGTTCCTCTGGTGGAAGAAGTACATGACCGCCATCCAGCTG GTTCAGTTTGTGATGGTGTCCCTTCACGCCACCCAGTATTACTTCATGAAGAGCTGTGACTACCAGGTCCCCCTGTTCATCCACCTCATCTGGATGTATGGCACCTTCTTCTTTGTGCTCTTCTCCAACTTCTGGTACCAGGCTTACGTAAAGGGCAAGAGGTTGCCCAAGCAGGATACCAAGCCCAGCCTCAATGGCAAGGCCAACGGGACCACCTTGGTCGCCAATGGTAAATACCATGAGAACAGTACCAGCAATGGCACCAGCAACAGTTCCAGTCACCACAAAAATGGCAGTGCCCATGCGGGCAAGATGAAGAAGTCCTAG
- the elov7 gene encoding Elongation of very long chain fatty acids protein 7, whose product MLQDIGARAMEVYEFLLKGTDPRLWGYPLMQSPVNMTAILLTYIFFVLVAGPRFMANRKPFQLKEAMIAYNFTMVAMSTFIVYEFLMSGWATTYTWRCDAIDYSDSPQGLRMVRVAWLFLFSKFIELLDTVRLQIISLRFGVSPSVHIEVIIAVFDLPLFGSGVLRSEEETWPDHLPARLPPLLHALDLVVGRQLRSRSVHTTAWPSTSQLEY is encoded by the exons ATGCTTCAGGACATTGGTGCTAGAGCCATGGAGGTCTACGAATTCCTCTTGAAGGGAACAG ACCCGCGATTGTGGGGCTACCCACTCATGCAGAGTCCGGTGAACATGACGGCCATCTTGCTGACCTACATCTTCTTCGTGCTAGTCGCTGGGCCTCGCTTCATGGCCAACCGCAAGCCCTTCCAGCTCAAGGAGGCCATGATCGCCTACAACTTTACCATGGTGGCGATGTCAACCTTTATTGTCTATGAG TTCTTGATGTCTGGCTGGGCCACAACATACACATGGAGATGTGACGCAATTGATTACTCAGACAGCCCCCAAGGCCTTAGA ATGGTTCGAGTGGCCTGGTTATTCTTGTTCTCCAAATTCATTGAGCTCTTGGACACGGTAAGACTTCAGATTATTTCCCTTAGATTtggtgtctctccctctgttcacATTGAGGTGATCATCGCTGTATTTGACCTTCCACTCTTTGGGTCAGGTGTTCTTCGTTCTGAGGAAGAAACATGGCCAGATCACCTTCCTGCACGTCTTCCACCACTCCTTCATGCCCTGGACCTGGTGGTGGGGCGTCAGCTTCGCTCCCGGTCAGTCCACACTACTGCCTGGCCTTCTACGAGTCAACTGGAATACTAG